ACTCCATGGGAACCCcatggaggaagagaaagggtaTAGGTAAGTGCCCTGCCCCTGGAGGTAGGGTCTAGCTGGGCTCCCctaagggaaaggaggaggagaaacaagAAATCTAAGACCATTCTTCTGCCATGCTTAGACCTGGGAAGTGGGTAGCCGACCTCTAAGCATTCCTTGCTCTCAGTCAGGATAAACTTAATCTTCCCCAAACTATGCTCAAGTCCCTCCATTCCTTGCAGTCCGGGAAGACAACAGCAGCAACTGGTGGAGGGGGAAGGGGATTTTGGTGTGGGGTCTGGCCCCTAGCCTGAGTCTTCCCCACAGGCAATATGTGCTGTGCACCCTGCCCCATATCACCACGTTCGACTTCAGTGGGGTCACCAAAGCAGACCGCACCACAGCTGAAGTCTGGAAACGCATGAACATCAAGCCCAAGAAGGCCCGGATCAAGCAGAATACACTTTGAGGCTCCCACGACCCTAGTAGTCCTAAAGGCCTGAGAATAGACAGCATGGTTTGACAATAAATGATTTGAGCTGTTGAGCAGATGAGAAGTCACTTACACCTTGTAGAGATGTTCTCTAACTCAGGCAACTGCAAGTAGCTctagccttttctttttctttttttttgagacagagtctcactctgttgcacaggctggagtacagtggcacgatcttggctcacaggaacctctgcctcccaggttcaagagattctcctgtctcagcctctccagtagctgtgattataggcgcacaccaccatgactggctttttttttttttttttttttttttttttgagacagtttcgctcttgttgcccaggctggagtgcagtggtacgatctcagctcgctgcaacctccacctcccaggttcaagcaattctcctgcctcagcctcctgagtagctgggattacaggcgcctgctaccacacccagctaattttttacattttagtagagacaagatttcgccacgttggccaggcttgtctcgaactcctgacctcaggtgatccacccacttcagcctctcaaagtgctgggattacaagtgtaagccaccacccctggcctttttttgtatttttagtagagatggggttttgccatattggccaggctggtctcgaactcctgacctcaggtgatccgcccacctcagcttcccaaagtgctacgattacggGTAtaagccactatacctggccagCTCTAGTCTTATTTTGCTGAAAAAGTGAGGCAATTGAGGGAAAGGCCTGCTGGTCTGGGACTGGAGACCTGGGTTTACCACATAGCCTTGGGAAATTTATCTAACTTTCTGGGCCCCTTTGTACTTTTCAGCTTAGAGATTTGGGGGTTAAAGTAGATCAGTAATTTCCAAACTCTTCAGAGTACCAGGGTCTGTAGAGATGCCTCACAGGCCTCCATGACAGGCCAAGAAGATGGGCTATGATCTCTGAAACCAGCCCCCACTTCAATCAGATCAAAGTTAATTCCATTCTATGTTTTATATACTGGGATGCTGCTTAGGATTTCATTTGATAAAAAGAATCTTCTGCTTAAAAACATTTGCTTGCTGACTCCATATTACGTATTCCCAGAAGAGTCTGGTCTGCTTTCACTCTCCACCCGTCGACCTGCAGTGTCTCCCTTCACCCCCAGGGGCTGCTGGTAATTCCACTGAGTCTGAGGCAGGGCCCCCAAGAATCAAAGCAGCCTCAGATTCAGGTCTGTTCAGCTTTGACAGTGTTCCCATCATCACTGGACAAGGGACAAGAACAGTCTCATCCAATCTGAGGTTAGCCCAAGCCAGGTCTCAGCTAGGAGCTGACACCCTAAACCCTTATCTCCTGGATTCATCTTCAGTGCCTCTGCAAGATGCCCCCTGCCCCCCATCTTACTCTCATAGACCTGAGTAGTCAAAAGTAGAATGAATAGGACAGAGGGGCCAGAACCAGCACATGGATGAATATACTTCCTTTATCGAGGGtgacaaaccaaaacaaaaaaaagaccaaaCATGTAAAAACCCAGGGTTCTAGAAATACAAACTCAATTCATTCAAATTCAAGCTCATCCAGACCCTGGTCACAAACCCTCGTGAGGTGCATGTGAGCACCAAGTCAGGGAGAGGGGGCAGGAGTGACTTTGAGGCCAAGagagagggtgggaaggggatCTCCCTAGGTCCCCTGGTGATCACCCCCCACCCAAACTGGTGTCTCCACATTCTCAATGACTATGACGACATACCAGGCTCTGTCCTTTTGGCCCCCACCCTATCCCTGGCCAGAGCTTCAAAGGCCAGTCCCAAAAGGTTCTACCCTCACTTGCTCAGGCTTCcagccttcctcttctcctccttcttcacaTTTTTCTCTGTGATTAGTAGCAGGTTAGGGTACTATATAAGCCGCAGTGAGGCTGGGGGCCAAGGGGGTGGGGTAGAGATGGGATGAAGAGAGGAGAAGAGCTGTCCAAGGACCCCTCTCTTCACGGGATCCCAAACTGTACAACCAGCTCCTCTTTTGCGTCCACACGGATCTGAGAAAGTGCACTGTAGGCATATGCAGCTATCCTGGAGACCTAAGACAGAGAGGGACCGGGGAGGAGAGGAACAGAGACAGGTGAGGAGGCCGATCAGGAAAAAGAGGGAGGGGAGATTAGATGGTgatgaaggagaaggagggaatgATGGGGaacaggaaggcagagagaaagacagggatgggagagacagaaggaaaagaacaaagggGAGTGAAACAATAAAGGTTGCGGGAAGGAGATAGGAAAGACATATGTTAAGAGAACGAGGTGAGAGGGAACTGGGGCCCACAAGGCTACCAGGCTCCCTAACTCCATCTTCCCTACCTCCTCTGAGGCAGAGTGGGTGAACCCTCTGCCACACCCTGGGCAGTGTGGGAAGGGTGGGCAGGGGCAGGCAAGGGGTGTCTCACCTGCTGCAAATCAGAGAACGGGATGGGCTCACTGGCCAGCACTTGGTGGGGCTGGCTTGTAAGAGACGGCAGCGGTGGCAGCTTCTTCCAATGGGTCAGGCTGCTGCTCAGCACAGCCAAGCGGGTGCTGACCGAGAGAGGGGGTGGGGGTACGCAGTTAAGCCACAGTttgccctgcccagcccaggtAAGCCTCATCCCCTCAGGCCAGAGAAGCAGGGTGCTGAGGGGGGTATCTGGGAGGGAAGGTCTCAGCTCATCACAGACTCACTCTAGgcccacctcccttggcctcaaTGCCCTCGAGAGTGTCACAGGGTAAACAGGGCTGACATGAATATTTACTGAAGCACCCAAGTGATCTGTGGTCAGTCTCCAGGGCTGCACCAAATGAGAAGCTTGGACTAGGGGCCAGGCTCCGAAGCTGGAACAGTGATGGAGGGTAGGAGCCCAAGTAGCCTGAGGGACCCACCCTGGCCAGGTGCTCACCTGTACTGCCTGGCACGGTCCATGTACTCATGCTGCTCCATGCCCTGTGAGTCTGCAGCAGATACATCAATGATGTTGCTTTagggagaagagacagagatGACATGACAGGTGCTTTTGAGAAGGACAAACAGGACTCAGTGCCAGGTACCAACTCCAGGGTTATCTGACTCCAGTTTCCCTCGTGCCTACTGGAGCAGGGCTGGACATGGAGGCACCTCTCTCCAGTGACCTTATCCCATCCCCCATGTCCTGAGCCTCGCTCCTTCTATCCTGGCCTTTAATATGGATAGAGGAGCTCTGACCCAGGCCTGGTCCTCTGACATTTACCTGGCTGTCTTGGCAAGGATGGAAGAGAGTAGGGCCTGCTCATCAGTGCGAGCGGAAGGCAGGCTGTGGTAGTTGGGCTCGGCTCCATTGAGAGCTTTGGTAGGGGGGCTGCTAGGGTCCAGCAGCAGCTTCCGTTCCTCTCGGTCCTAGAAGTGGTCATGGGAGAGAAGTCAGCCCCAGGACCCTTAGATCCTGCCTTTCATGGGTCAGCCCAGCTCTGACCTTAAACaccaaaaatatttctataaggAATATCCAAAGTGCCCAGCTTTATGGAATGCCAGATAAGACTCAGTTCCTGCCTATCCTTGGGAGCTCAGCTGAGTTGGTGTTCTAGGATAAACGAGAGTGGAGCCAGGCAGTCCTAGAGGCCCTGAAAAAAGGGACAGAGGCACAAAGCAGATAGTCAGCAACAGCCCTGGAGCTTGAAAAACATTCTAGGACCTGGCAGAGAAAGGATACTAGAGGCTGGAAGACAGAGGAGCTGAGACATAGCAAAGCAATGGGAGCTAAAGGGGAAACCAGTGCAAGTCAGGAGCCCAAGAACAGCCCTCCTCATCCCCCAGGACCAGGCCCTCCGCAGCAAAGCTGTTTCCTTCCAAGATGGAAGCCCTGGTGAGTCCAGACAAGGCCCTAGGCCCCAAGGGAAAGCAAGCCCAACCTCTCCATGGCCATTTCTCAAATTATGTCAGGGCAGGAATCCCAGCCCAGCTCTGGGTCACACAGTACAAGTGTGTTCCCTTCTTGAAGGCAGGTCCCTAGGAAGGTGTTCACCCTCTTGTGCTCTGGTGCTCTTTTTCTGTGTGACTCCCAGAATCAAACTGAGTGTACGAGGTGTATCCTGATCTGAGCAGTAGAGCTGTACCCGTGTGTGGTGATTCATACtgggaatcccaacactttgggagcccaaagcaggaggattgcttgagtccaggagtttgagaccagcccgggcaacaaagcaagaccttgtctctacaaaaaaaataaaaaattagctggacttggtagTGTGagccctgcagtcccagctacttgggaggctgaagtgcgaGGACTGTATGAACCcagggtttgaggctgcagtgagctaggattgtgccactgtactccagcctgggcaagagagcaagaccccatctcaaaacaaacaacaatggaGCTATTCCCGCCCTTGCTAAACCACCTGAGTAGCCCATGTAAATTTTCAGCAGCCCTGTTACTGCTGGCCTATGCTGATAATCACAACCCCTGAACTAACGTAAGACCAAACCAAGCTTCCTCACTGGTTTGGTCTTACTACTTGTCCTGTTTCAGTCCCCTGTTCTATCTACTGTAATATTTCTGGATTTGACCCTGCCTTGAGTCCATCAGCTGCAAATCCTTGATTGCTGTTATCAGTGGTAAATTGGAAAAACAAACCTGCTGGGTATCTATCCAACCCATAAAGAGCAAGAGTGCCCTGGACAAAGCCAAGGATGGGCCCAGGGGGACATCCTGGCTAATGCTGACTCACCAACCTTCAGTGTCAGACTCCTCAATGCTCCCCTCCAGGCCTGTCtcagttcctcagtctttcctgCTGCAGGCTCCAGCTCCCCTGCCCACAACTCCACAACTCTCCTTGTAGAGGGCTACTTCCTCCTGCCCTGCTTAGGGAGGCCCAGCCTTTTCACCTTACTCTTCTTTCTCAAGCCTAGGTTGCCCAAGTGTCCTCAGGCAATTTGATCCAGTTCCCAGCAGCAAAAGACAGAAGCTGTGGGCTTTGCCCCATCACCTCTGTAAACTCCCAGACACCCTTCCTCCCTAAAACACAGGCTCAGTATTAAAAGagctaaaaagacaaaatgtttgCCAAAGATAAAACTATGTATTTCTAAGGAAAGCTGGCTCCATAATGAGGCCCAAGTTAGCTTCCTATGTGTCTGTCCTTCTCCCAGCTCCACTTCAGACAGATCTTCCTGCAGGACAGGGTAGTCTCTTCCCTATCAGGGGTTCTTCAAGAAGAAGGCTGGCTGatcacttctcagccttcagCTAAGATCAAGGGAGGAACAAGGTTGTTTTCTTGAAACCTAGACTTAAAGAAGAGGCCATGCTACCCCCTTCAGAGTAGACAAGTATCACCCCACTCCCGAAGTGCGAGTGGAGCATGGGTTAGGTTTGTCACATCAAGGTTTGTCTCTGCGTCAGTGTAACCcaagaggcagggtttcactgtctaCCTTAGCACAGACATAGCACCCTGCCCATGACTGGCCACCTGGTCTAGGGGCATAGATGAGACTGCTTGGCCCCATGGATAAAGTACATGGCTTGGCATCAGAACACCCGGGCATTAGCACTTCCCAGCTTGGCCAAATCACTTAGCTTCTCTGAACTTTTTCCTCACCTTTAAATAGACATAACCCACACTAATATGACAGATGTCTGGCAAGAGTCAAATTAGATAACTATCACGGCCCTTTGTAAACTGTAATGTGttgtacattttttattgtgataaagaGACAGAGATGAGAGTGGGAGAGGAGCCTGCCCAAGAACTGAAAGAGGGACTCTGGGAGGTGGATGGTTACGGCTCTTGCTACGTGAGGCCTCAAATCACCCAGCAGTGATTAAACATCTTCTCTGGGTGTTAGGAACAGAAAGGAGAGCCCACCAAGGAGAAGGTAGAGATTCAGGAGAGCAGCAGGCCCAGCTCTCCCTTCCAAGTAGAAGCTGGTATCCTTTCTCATAAGGCATTAATCCTTCTTGACTCATTCCCTGCAAGAGTCCACATTATGCTTTAAGGGACAATTTCCCACTAGGCCACAGCTCTCCCAGTAGGCAGGGTTATTGTTGTCTCTTTCTCAAAAAGGTGGAGGTGAAGTGAGAGGTATTAGGCATGACACATGCCTAACACAGAgcaaaggaaatatgtgttcATTGGGTGTATGAAGAATTGAGAACCAGAAGCGACCCTTGCTTCCCATacaaatgacattttcttttttttttttttttttgagacggagtctcactgtctcccaggctggagtgcagtggccggatctcagctcactgcaagctccgcctcccgggtccacgccattctcctgcctcagcctcccgagtagctgggactacaggcgcccgccacctcacccggctagttttttttttgcctgttttagtagagacggggtttcaccgtgttagccaggatggtctcgatctcctgacctcatgatccacccgtctcggcctcccaaagtgctgggattacaggcttgagccaccgcgcccggccacaaatgaCATTTTCCTAAGCTTAAGCCCTTAATCCAAAATACGTTCACTGAAGAAATAACTACTTCCCAAGTACCAGTGATATAATCTATTTTTGTGACCATCTCCCCTATTAGACTGTG
This portion of the Macaca mulatta isolate MMU2019108-1 chromosome 14, T2T-MMU8v2.0, whole genome shotgun sequence genome encodes:
- the LAMTOR1 gene encoding ragulator complex protein LAMTOR1 isoform X1, which encodes MGCCYSSENEDSDQDREERKLLLDPSSPPTKALNGAEPNYHSLPSARTDEQALLSSILAKTASNIIDVSAADSQGMEQHEYMDRARQYSTRLAVLSSSLTHWKKLPPLPSLTSQPHQVLASEPIPFSDLQQCHENTADLLKGYEMCR
- the LAMTOR1 gene encoding ragulator complex protein LAMTOR1 → MGCCYSSENEDSDQDREERKLLLDPSSPPTKALNGAEPNYHSLPSARTDEQALLSSILAKTASNIIDVSAADSQGMEQHEYMDRARQYSTRLAVLSSSLTHWKKLPPLPSLTSQPHQVLASEPIPFSDLQQVSRIAAYAYSALSQIRVDAKEELVVQFGIP